In Harmonia axyridis chromosome X, icHarAxyr1.1, whole genome shotgun sequence, a single window of DNA contains:
- the LOC123686337 gene encoding zinc finger BED domain-containing protein 4-like: protein MATLYITNNDGLTNLTYSEWELVKNILNILRPFEEITKTASKEQYCISEVIPLVVTLKEYLSKEGPIFAGVGTMKNELLTSLERRLGETIFQRENLYVATFLDPRFKMNFFPKDTKGQILTCIKNLIKRRYNTVAEVDLESSEDDNIPLSDLNKENTFWGTFDSIASTSTETTKTKNMQAWKNEVMTYLECSTQPKDKSPFEWWEAEKKKFPCLFTAASEYLSAPAASVSSEQLFSELGNIYEPKRNRLNEDRAEMLVFLHYNIKKLNFSY, encoded by the coding sequence atggccaccctgtatatcaccaACAATGATGGTCTCACCAACCTTACTTACTCTGAATGGGAATTGGTGAAAAACATCCTCAATATTTTAAGGCCATTTGAAGAAATCACAAAAACTGCAAGTAAAGAGCAATATTGCATTTCTGAAGTGATTCCATTAGTCGTAACATTAAAAGAATATTTATCTAAAGAGGGGCCAATCTTTGCTGGTGTAGGCACAATGAAGAATGAACTTTTAACAAGTTTAGAAAGAAGACTTGGTGAAACAATATTTCAACGAGAAAATCTGTATGTTGCCACATTCTTAGACCCAAggtttaaaatgaattttttccctAAAGATACCAAAGGACAAATATTAACctgtattaaaaatttaattaaaaggAGGTATAATACTGTAGCTGAAGTGGATCTCGAATCTTCGGAAGATGATAATATTCCTTTAAGCGATTTAAATAAGGAAAATACATTCTGGGGAACCTTTGACAGTATTGCCTCTACTTCGACCGAAACCACTAAAACAAAAAACATGCAAGCATGGAAAAATGAAGTAATGACATATTTGGAATGTTCAACAcaaccgaaagataaatctcctTTCGAGTGGTGGGAggcagaaaagaaaaaatttccttGTTTGTTCACCGCAGCTTCGGAGTACCTGTCAGCACCTGCTGCCAGTGTGTCTAGTGagcaactattcagtgaattaggCAATATTTATGAACCAAAAAGAAATAGACTTAATGAAGATAGGGCGGAAATGTTGGTGTTTTTACATTACAATatcaagaaattaaatttcagtTATTAG